CGCCTTCTACTCCAAGCTGTTCGGCACCGAGCCGGCGAAGCGCCGGCCCGGCTACGCCAATTTCGCCGTCGCCGAGCCCCCGCTCAAGCTGGTCCTGATCGAGGGCGAGGCCGGTGAGGACACCCGCCTCGACCACCTCGGCGTCGAGGTCGAGTCCACCGATCAGGTCACCGCCGCCACCGCCCGCCTCAAGGACGCCGGCCTGGCCACCTTCGAGGAGAACGACACCTCCTGCTGCTACGCGCTCCAGGACAAGGTCTGGGTCCACGGCCCCGGCAAGGAGCCCTGGGAGGTCTACGTCGTCAAGGCCGACGCCGACACCCTCGACAAGGCCGCCCCGGACGCCTGCTGCACCGCCGACGAGCGGGCCGTCGACCCCGCCCGGAGCCCGGCCGAGGCGAAGCCCGCCACCGGATGCGCCTGCACGGCCTGACCGCGCTGCCGCCTCGAGGAGGCCGTCGGGCCGCTCGGGCGGTGCGGCGTCACCGCTCGGCTGCGGCAGGGCTGGTGCGGGGCCCGTCGAGGATGCCCAGCAGGATGCGGACGAGTTCGGCGACGACCTCGTCGAGGGTGGCGTCCACCCAGCCCTCGGCCCAGTCGTGGAGCAGGCCGTTGACGCCGCCGATGAAGGCTGCGGCGGCGACCCGGTAGTCGCGCGGCACCGCCTCGCCGCGCTCGACGGCCGCGGCGGCCTCCGCGCACAGCAGGTCGACCCAGCGGGAGCGGCGGGCCAGCCGCTGCCGCTCCAGCCGCGGGCTGACGCCGATGATCTCGACGAAGGTGATCCGCAGTCGGCGGCGGTCGCCCGTGACGTGCGCCGCGTAGGCGCCGAAGACCGCGGCGGCGCGTTCGCCGACCGGCAGTCCGTCGGCGTCCGCCAGGGCCGCCAGCGCGGCCTCCTCGGCCCAGTCGTTGACCTGGAGGTGGAGCGCGGCGAGGACGTCCTCCAGGGTGCGGAACTCTTCGTAGAACTGACGGCTCGACAGTCCGGCCGCCTCGCACAGCGCGGCCACCGTGGTGGCCCGGTAGCCGGGGCCGTCACCGAAGAGCTGCAGCCCGGCCGCCAGGAAGCGGCGCCGCCGCTCGGCCTGCCGGTCCTCCGCGGACCTGCCGCCGTACCGGCCGGTCGGCTGCCTCAGCCTGCCTGTCACCGCGCCCCCTCCTGTCGACAGTTGACGGTCACTCATTTTCCCGCGTCCGCCGCCTTGTCGGGACATCCACCCGACGTTACTTTCAAGTGGAAAATCTGAACGCGCTCGTTTTCAGATCCTCCCTGGACCACCACCCGGAAGGAACGACGATGCCCGCACCCTCCCCCGCCCCGTCCGCTCGCAGAGGCGCGCCTCGCCGCGTCCTGCTCGCCGCCGCGGCCGCCCTGGTCCTCACCGCCGGGGCCGCGAGCGCCGGCGCGGCCCCGCTCCCGGCCACCGCCACCGCCACCGCCACCGCCACGGCGGACGGGCTTCGGGAGGTGCTGTTCGTCGGCAACAACTGGGACGGCACCGCGGACGTGGTGGAGTCCACCGGCGCGCTCGCCCGGATCGGGCGGATCGACGTCGTCCCGGACAAGGCGCAGCGGCTCGCCGAGATCTACCTGAACCCGGTGAAGCTGGCGTTCTTCCTGGGGGTGCGGCTGGGCCCGGGCGAGGGGCACGACCAGTTCGTCGACGACATGTACTCGACGCCGGACGGCTCGGCGGTGGTGGTCTCGCGGCCGAGCTTCGCCGACGTGGTGTCGATCGACCTGGCCACCGGTCGG
The nucleotide sequence above comes from Streptomyces sp. TLI_235. Encoded proteins:
- a CDS encoding catechol 2,3-dioxygenase-like lactoylglutathione lyase family enzyme, with the protein product MSRVQLALRVADLEGSIAFYSKLFGTEPAKRRPGYANFAVAEPPLKLVLIEGEAGEDTRLDHLGVEVESTDQVTAATARLKDAGLATFEENDTSCCYALQDKVWVHGPGKEPWEVYVVKADADTLDKAAPDACCTADERAVDPARSPAEAKPATGCACTA
- a CDS encoding TetR family transcriptional regulator, which produces MTGRLRQPTGRYGGRSAEDRQAERRRRFLAAGLQLFGDGPGYRATTVAALCEAAGLSSRQFYEEFRTLEDVLAALHLQVNDWAEEAALAALADADGLPVGERAAAVFGAYAAHVTGDRRRLRITFVEIIGVSPRLERQRLARRSRWVDLLCAEAAAAVERGEAVPRDYRVAAAAFIGGVNGLLHDWAEGWVDATLDEVVAELVRILLGILDGPRTSPAAAER